ttaaataatttattttttattgcttgttacgaataatttgactaaaaatgatccaaaaagttttcttagaggaaagtgtgaaaattgttgtatctcatcttggagccattaagccttgtataagagattattacaTGTTATTAGAGTttggagctggaacgatagcatagcacgtagggcgtttgccttgcacttggccgaccaaggttcgattcctctgtccctctcagagagcccggcaagctgccgagagtatcccacctgcacggcagagcctggcaagctactcgtggcgtatttgctatgccaaaaacaataacaagtctcacaatggagacattactggtcccctctcaagcaaattgatgaacaacaggatgccaGTGCTATAGTGACAGTGCTGTATTAGAGTTTGAGAcattgtgtgctaatatatgtgtgtatgtatttttaattgagatcagTCGTCTTCTACCTTACACCTCATCAAATGTGATATGCTGCTTTTgatatatcagtggcataaagtatgaggtgttgtgtggctgcatttgtggcctcacactcctggaattctaaaattttaagtaggatgctagagctggagttaaatttttttaactggttggtgattttagggtctggaggcatcacTACAGTGTATTGCTCTCTTCGGAGATTCAGTTGTGAATtcctggatcatggccgttaatgagcttatatggctcccagaagcagttcgtgggcatgactgcctggaacccagaagcacagggagatgagaGGAGGAGCCCATTCCTGATTCCAAGACACAAGTTTTTATCcttgttttatttgaaaatttgggTAAGGGGTGGTTTAGATTGATCAATTTATCCTGAAGATTTGTTATTGAGAGTGTTAAGGAAATGGTACCAAAAGAAATGATTTGTCTCCCTTATGTGGACATTAAGTTTCAGCCCTAATTCCTACAAAGCTAAGAATCCTTTATCACAGACTTCTTCTAGAACAAGCACTGAATCTGCCTTGGTAGATTTTTGCTATTTAAACCTAGAACAtctacaatgaagacgttactagtacccgctcgagcaaatcgatgaacaatgggatgatagtgttacagtgcttatttttcttttttatgtttagggtccacactcagcaatactcatgGACTACACAagagggaattactcctgagggaaccctatgggatgctagggattaaacctgggtcagcagcatgcaaagcaggcaccctacctgctgtactatctctccagccgtaAAGGCCTATCTGTTTACCTTGTTCAAAAGCCAGCTCTTAGCTTTTTGGGAGGAAAGGTTGCACTGAAGACAAATTGAAAAGCAAGGACAGACATCTAATActgggttgggttttgtttttttttttggccgagATTTACGAGCAATAAAAACCCTCTCTTAGTTTCATTGGTTATTTCTGTCTTTCTAGTCTATTTATTTTGGCTgcttattattcttattattattgtggcagagcctggcaagctccccgtggcatattcaatatgccaaatacagtaacaataacaggtctcattcccttgaccctgaaagagcctacaattgttgggaaagacgagtaaggagaggcttctaaaatctcggggctgggacaaatggagatgttactggcgcccactcgaggaaattgatgaaaaacgggatgacagtgatacagcgccagtaacgtctccattcatctctgtcacatgctagtgtagcccgatggtgtattgggggctctttcggagtaaggggaatgaggaccatcatttgttactgtttttggcatatcgagtacaccatgggtagcttgccaggctctgccatgtaggtgggatactctcagtagattatTAAGCCATAATCTAATAAAACATTTCTAGGAAAGTCTAGGAATCCTGGAATCGGAGAATTAGTGCCAGAGGTAAGGTACCAGTGCTAGGAGGGATCTCTGTACATagtgcctggagtaagccttCAGCAGTGCTCTgctgacctaaaaataaaaatgacaaaaaatgcaAGCAAGCAAGCCCTTTCTCTTCCTACCAAGCAACCACCAATCTAATTTCCATGTATCGATTTGCCTGTTTGGGACATTTCATATAAAATGGTTTCATGGATGGGTGTGAAATTGCAGTTGGTGTGGAATTGGGGAGTTATGCTTCATTTGCATCTCagcaattgttttaattttagtacTGATGATTTTAAAGGAATAAATCTTGTTTTCTGATTACTGTTCATTCATTTCCATTGGTTaatgtttctgttttggtttgggacagggagttgggttacacctggtgatataCAAAGCTTAGTCTTGggcctatgctcagggatcactcttggcagtgctggggatcatacgcTGTGTTAGggttagaacccaggtctgctgagtacaaggcaagtgcccccatCCCATagtctatctctctgactcctggaTAATGTTTCTGCTTGCCAGTCTGCAGTTAAAGGAGTGGGGACACGCGCAtgccagctctgcattcagggatcactcttggcaggactgggaggatcatatggggtgccggggatcaaatctagttTCACCATGTTCGAGGcacacaccttacccactgtaccctaccccctgtactctgtactctcactctggtccCATTTAAAGATCTTGCATAGGAATTAGTACAAAGTACAACTGtagtttattgttgttgttgtttttaatgccTATTTTAAGTGATGGTGCATTCTTTGTTTGGGGAGGCATGATTATGAGCAGGGCTTCTGGTTCTCTATTTGGGTCACTTGTGGCAGTGTTGGGAGACCACATGCCATGCTGGTGGACGAGCccggtccaccacatgcaagacaagtgctttattcCCTGTATTGCCTCTTGCACTCCTGTATCAATTTTTGAGTCATATGCTATCCAAGTAGTTaacaggcattaaaaaaaaaaacagaaaagattaaaaaaagttgttgttgttgttgttgttgtttttaattttattgaatcaccatgagatagttacaacctttcatgtttgggttacaattacacaatgatcagacacccatccctccaccagtgcacattccccaccaccaatatcccgagtacaccccccctttccctccctccccctgcctctatgacagacaatatttcccatgctctctctctactttggggcattatggcttgcaacacagacactgagaagtcatcaatgtttgtttcattatctactttcagcatacatctcccatcccaactggttcctctgagcatcattttcttagtgatcccttctctgttccatttgccttctcccctctgctccccttccAGCTATgaggtaatcctcctggcccttgtatctactgtccttgggtgtcagcctcatgttatgttattctgtactccacaaatgagtgcagtccttctatctatgtctgtccctctctttctgactcatttcacttagcatgatactctccatgtctagaAAAGacaagatttctttaaaaataatattcatttgagattttattttgtttgaatccCTAGCATACTAGTAATATTCCTTAATTTGTCTAGTTTGTGATTTTTATGTGAACTGGGAATATTTCATAAatcctaaattttttatttttaacattttgggCCAGCagtacttctgactctgcactcagggatcactcctggagggattcaggggaccatatgggtgctggggattggatgtgtacaaggcaagtaccttgctctctggcccctaaaattctacattttaaagaaatgaaaataaaacctatTGGGGGAAAGGGGGAATATTGGCTTGGACTCCAAGGGTTGTTCCCCCCCCTTTTCTAATCTTACTAGAGGGGCGAACTAAAATGAGTTTATAGAGTTCATATGGATTTCTTCAGTTTACAGAATTAAATTAATTCAGGCAAAACCTGTTCTGATAACCTCTCCAGTTTCTTTCCACTTTTCATTCCTTCCTCTAATGCAGCATTCTGGTCAGGGCAGtgggtggtgttgggaatcaaatccaaggcCTCACACAAGCATGTCAAGCGCTCTACTGCTGAACCACATTCCTGGCACAGTTTAAAGATTTGTATTTTTAGAGCTCCTCCTCCCTTGAGTGGCAAATAGAAATACTAGAATTGGGAGTGTGAGAATGCTGGGGATTTTCGTAATAACACGGTTTcagagtataaaataaataaaacatttaggattatatatttgtaatttatacTGCTCTATCTAAAAacattgatattttctttttcagtttaggAAATAGATGCCTTAAATAAGCTTAATTAGAAGTTTAtggtgaaatatttatatttcacaatttTGAGGGAAGAATTTagcttttgttaattttttaaagttaaagaatCTACTGAAAGTTATTATTTGACTAACTTGACAAAGATGGTGAAGAAAGATGAATAATAGGTtaagggaaactgaaacccactccctccgaggggtcccggtatatatatatactctcatataatttgtaaaaaatataaatatataaaactatatataggaAAAGCTGCCAATTGAGaacttctgatttttttgtatttttgtttactaGAGTGGGATAGTAAGGGGAAGATTAGGAGATCATTAGAAAAATCTGGTATAACCATGAAAGTTTAGTTGTTAAATCCAAGTATGAATATATGGATACTTGGTATAATTTCTTTTGTACTTTTTGTGTGCTTCCAGTATTTAACTATTAAACTGTTTTTTAAGAGAAATGAagctttttaagagaaaaaaatagaatattgttaaatgtttttacaataaaaatagagCTTTTTATTCATGACAATAAGAATTCTTTTACAGTAAGATAGAGACTACTGTTAATCAGCTACCTTTATAAgggctttttacttttttgacaAATCACTGTTTAACCATGAAATTGAAACAGCAACAGATCCAGTCATACTCTCAGTGTggaacctgaattcaattccaggAAATCTTGACTTCAAGTTTGTCCTTTTAAGTGATATATTATTATGCTGCAATTTATATGTTACTGCTACCCAGCAGTTTTTATCAAAGTATGTTTTTTAGTCTTTATTTGCATCTGTTCAGATTAATTAATCAAGTtacttatgtatttttcttttcaccttttACAGATAATGGCATCGGCTACCAAGGATTTTAAAATGGACAGCTTTTCACCTAAAGCTGGTACTAGCAAATTGCAACAGACAGTACCAGCTGATGCATCTCCAGATTCGAAGTGTCCTATATGTTTGGATAGATTTGATAATGTGTCTTACTTAGACCGCTGCTTACATAAGTTCTGTTTTCGCTGTGTACAGGAGTGGTCAAAAAACAAAGCTGAATGTCCCCTATGTAAACAACCTTTTGACTCTATTTTCCATTCTGTGAGGGCAGAAGATGACTTCAAGGAATATGTCCTAAGGCCTTCATATAATGGATCTTTTGCTACTACTCCTGATGTTCGAAGGTTCCGCTATCGCACAACTATGACAAGGGAACGGGAACGAGAACGGGAACGAAGTAATTCTGTTTATTCACCTAGTAGTACTGTGAATAGAAGAACAACTACTCCACCCGATAGTGGAGTAGTATTTGAAGGGTTAAGCATTCCAGCAGGACTTAGAAATAGTGACCTTATAAGACAGTCTTCACTAAGGAGACCAACTACAGTTGCAGATGAACGGTCTTTGCGGAAAATACAAGAGCAGGATATTATAAATTTCAGGCGAACTCTCTATCGGGCTGGTGCTCGTGTTAGAAATATTGAAGATGGTGGCCGCTACCGGGATATTTCTGCTGAATTTTTTCGTAGAAATCCAGCTTGTCTTCACAGATTAGTTCCCTGGTTAAAACGAGAACTGACAGTTCTTTTTGGAGCTCATGGTTCTTTAGTGAATATTGTACAGCACATCATCATGAGTAATGTTACTCGCTATGACTTAGAGAGTCAGGCATTTGTATCTGATTTAAGACCATTTTTACTTAATCGGACCGAACATTTTATACATGAATTTATCAGTTTTGCTCGATCTCCTTTTAACATGACAGCCTTTGACCAGCATGCTAATTACGATTGCCCTGCCCCTTCGTACGAAGAAGGTAGTCATTCGGATTCTTCGGTCATAACAATTTCTCCAGATGAAGCTGAGCCCCAAGAGCTGGATATTAATATAGCCACTGTTAGTCAAGCACCATGGGATGATGAAACTCCAGGACCATCTTACTCAAGCTCTGAACAGGTACATGCTGCTATATCTTCCCTTTTAAATTCTTCTGACAGTTCAGATGATGAACTTGTATCTGCAAGAGCCACATCTCAGATACAAGGAGTACAAACCAATGAGGACCTAAATAACGACAGTGATTCTTCTTCAGATAATTGTGTCATTGTTGGGTTTGTTAAACCACTAGCTGAGAGAACCCCAGAACTTGTTGAACTGTCTTCTGATTCTGAGGAATTAGGCTCTTatgagaaaatggagacagtgaaGACACAAGAACAAGAGCAGTCTTATAGTTCGGGTGATAGTGATGTTAGTAGGTGTTCTACTCCACGCTCTGTCCTTGGAAAGgatgagcaaataaataaagaccaCTGTGATTCTGTTACAAGAATCAAATCGAAGAAGGAGGAAAAACGatctacatcactgtcatcccccagAGACCTGAGCTTATCTCTCAGAGGAGACAGGGTATATTCTCCTTATAACCATAGACACCGGAGGAGGGGGCGATCAAGAAGTTCAGATTCACGCTCACAGAGTAGAAGTGATCAGAAGAATCACAGGAAGCATCAtgggaagaaaagaatgaaaagcaaaCGATCCAGAAGCAGAGACAGTAGCCGACCTAGAAGTAGAAGAGACAAAAAGAGATCACGAACTAGAGAGAGCAGTTGGTCCAGAAGAAGCCAAACGCTGTCCTTAAGTAGTGAAAGCACAAGCAGATCAAGGTCTCGCAGCAGTGATCATGGTAAAAGAAGATCACGGAGCAGAAACAGAGATCGTTACTacttaagaaataattttggaaGTAGATATAAGTGGGAGTATACCTactatagtagaaataaggacagAGATGGTTACGAATCATCTTACAGGAGGAGGACACTATCCAGAGCTCATTATTCCAGACAATCTTCAAGTCCAGAATTTAGAATTCAGTCCTTTTCTGAAAGAACAAATGCtcggaaaaaaaataatcacagtgAAAGGAAATATTACTACTATGAAAGACACAGATCAAGGAGCTTATCTAGTAGTAGATCAAAGACTGCATCTACAGGACCTGACCGGGTAAGAAATGAAAAACCTGGAGGGAAACGAAAATACAAAACACGTCATTTGGAGGGTACTAGTGAAGTGCCTCAGACATCTCGAGACTTTGCCTCGAAAGTAAAGGAGAGTCATTACCAAAAGTCTTCATCAAAATTGGATGGAAGCTACAAAAATGAGAGTGACAGCTTTTCAGACAGCCGATCATcagacagagaaacaaaacaaaagaggaaaaaaaggagaaccCGGAGCCTAAGTGTAGAGATAGTCTATGAAGGAAAAGCCACCGATACAACTAGacatcataaaaagaaaaagaagaaacacaagaGGAAGCATAGGAAACATCACGGGGATAATGCTTCACGTTCTCCAGTTGTCATCACtattgatagtgatagtgataaggATTCTGAAGTAAAGGAGAATACAGAATGTAACAATAGTGGTCCTCAAGACCCTTTACAGACTGAGTTTTTGGCTCCGTCCTTGCAACCAGTTGAAACTAAAGATGTAGTTACAATAGATGATGAATTTGGTGTTCTGGACAGGGAGTGTGACATTACTTCACTCGACACTAACAGAACTGTAAATAGTACTCCACCCCAGATAACTTCAGTTGAACAAACTCTTGATGTTAGAGAAGAAAGCACCTTTACCTCTGACTTGGAGAACCAGCCGAGTAATGTGTCTATTCAAACTGAGCCATCATTACAATTGCCATCTCCACGGACATCATTAATGCCAGTGTCTCTTGGTGGAGACTGTGATTTGTCTTAAATTTGCCAAAGCATCTCATTAAGATTTCTGATgttaaggaaagaaaggaaaaatgtcaTTAACTTAAGTCAGTCTACTTAAAGAGGACTGACTGACAGTGAAAACTCTTCccccttaaaatattttgtgtttctttgtgttAAAACTTTGTAAAAATCATTATTTGTTCAAAAAGTATGTATGTTCCCGCCTCAGAGATAAGCACTTTTAAGTAGAGAAAATGatattgctagtggtttatttaAAACTTGGGAtcctttttaagtaaaaaaattgtaaagtttAGAAGTTATTTCATAAAGCCATATGGtattgacatatttttaaagtagtcagtggtatttttggatttttttttttttgcaagttatTCTGGATATGTGCTATAAGCTAGGAGAATCCCTTTGAACaggctttatttttcttgaaattttgtaTTATTCAAAACCATTACTTAAGGTTAAATTCAAGCATTTTATTCTGCAGTGTATCTTAACATCtgccaaaagaaaatttttaagattTCCTTTATATACTTGTTTATCTGGACCTCCAGTAAAACAAATGTGTATtcaacaaaagggaaaataaaacagtaacaccTTAAAACCAAGAACCTAGAAATTTTCCTATGCagtattatgttttttaaaaattagattattcTAGTAGATTTATAATCTTGAAAAGAGTTGAGGATATACTTGTGTCATAAAAACGGTCCCTTTTCAGGTGATTTGCATTAACTGGTCAGTTCAcataattttaatgattatagTTAATCTGATTATGAGAAGTGTGTTCTATAACAAAATGCACTTATACAGCATTTGGcttactaaaaacaaaaaagacatttgctAGTCTTTTTTTATACCAGTAGTCCTTCATTGggtgtttgtgtttttatttaagcCTGTTGTAGGGATGACAAAAATGCTTCTGATTAATACCTTGAGGTGGGATTTCCAGTGAACATCCAAATTTAGCCTTCAATCTGCTCAAAATGGATGGATAAATATACTGGATTGGATCAGTAGGTGCTATAGATTTTTAAAACCTAAGACCTTCTTTCTGCTTTGAGGGAGCTTCTACCTATTAACATTTTGGCTtaatattgttttggttttttacttGCTTATCTGAATTCAGTGTTTCATGAGACATTTTGTTTTACCTCAGGCTTTTTGTGGTTTTTAACCTTTATGATTTGGAAGTGAAATACAGTCAACCCTTTTCACTTGCCCCTCTACCGTAGGTCAATGGGAAAACTTATTAATACTTTTACTTCATAGTTAAGTAGGCAAGTTTGGCCTCCTCTGAGAAGTAATCTTGTGTGGTGGTTATAAAGGAGCAAACTGGCATTCATACTTTGCTGTCTTGGGTCTGGACACCTTGATTAAGTAAGTGCCTCATTGAACTTGGAAAGAATTTTAGATGGTGCTTCGGTGCAGTTCCCACAAAGAACATTTCACTAACTCCACTGTTCAAATGGGTGAGGAAATGAGGAGTAGAGGTGTTTCTTATCACAAATGGGATTTCATCAGGATTCAGAAAATGGGTTCATTTCTAACATTAAGTTCCTTAGGCTTTTGTATAATTGAGAAGATGAAATTATTGATAATGTAGCTGTCACCAAAGCAGAatttgtatatacatgtatagtgATTTAGgaaagcacagtggaaatgaaaTCATTACTTGTGTACATAGCCTTCATTCAGAGGTTCAGAAAAGAAGTAACCAAATTGTGGCAAAATGTTTAAAAGTTGGTTAATCAGTAAAACTGGGATTCTTTTTGTActgttgtaaatatttttgtatgttcaaaataattttaaaatgttgaaattaCCTCTTTAAGCCTCTCAGGGTACTTATATGAGAGTGTTATATCAGAGTGAGTTAGTCATAATTACTTGGGCCCCCTcaaggtccccaaacaaacatacaGTAGTTATTAAAGCTACTCTCTCTGGGAGAAGAAATCTAGGTAAGTTGCACATTTAAAAGTCTAAGCCTGTAGAAATAAGAATCTTTGAAATGCACAGTTGAGGAAGCCTTGGTCAATTCGCAGAAGGGGATATAAAACCAACGGAaatcggctttttttttttttttttttttaaccaggaagagagatggggaggagtCCCTGACTCTTAACATGGAAAGTTACAGTCATCACCGGTATGGCAAAGCTTATTCAACAAAAAAGGAGATCTAGAGTGCATGTAAATggatttgaatttgaatttctattGAAGCAGGCAAATTGTACTCTAAAACAGGAAGTTAAAAATGGACAGACGTGATTCTGGATAAGTAAATTTGTGACCTAGTTCATGCTCTAAAGCCTCTTGATGATAGAGAAACAATACTAGCTCTGAGAATAAAGAAATCCACGAATAGGATCGGACTTGAGAAAACTATTGGAAAATCCCctcagagggaggaggagtgCAGTTTAAGAATTGGTGAGGGTCATCTGGGTATGACATCTGTCACTCCATTGATCATGTTGATTTGGCCTATCTGACCAGGTAGGGAGTTGTCCCATATGCCTCTCTCCCGAAGCCGCATACTTAGTGAAAGAGGATGGGGTCAAAGGTACATGAGTAGCTGCCTAGAACCTCCAAGCAAGAGCCCTAGAACTGCTGAGGCCTTATTTTGAAGGTGAAGTGTATATGTGCTTGCAGGACAGCAAgaagtgtggatttttttttctgattacaaCATTAAGCAAAAACAACAGACTATCAATGTTTATACAAAAGCTGAATATAATGATAAAGCAGAAGTATATGGGGACCAGGTAAACAGATTTAGCTTTGAAGTTTGGAGTAGTAAAATAAGGTGTCAGAGGAATGAGGGAGATAACTGGCTGGTTAAAGCATTCTGTCATCTGATAAAAGGAACAAAAGCTATGAGATTACCCATTCATCTGGAGAACAGGGGTATGCCAGAAGATTTACAGTATTTCAAGTTGGTATACTGGGGAGCAAGGATTAAGATCTTCAAAAAGTACTTTAGCATTGGACCAGAGTGTTCATACAGGgttaaagcaaatgccttatagGCATTCAGTCTCTTTGGTCgctgacccccaagcaccactgggtgatcTGGGTAGTCCCCAGCAGTACATCTTGTGCTGTCACATTGACCTACCAGTCATCTAGGCCAAGAACAATCGATAAGGGTTTCTGGGACACCTCAGCACAACTTGGAAGCCCCCAACTCAATAAATATGTTTTGACCTTTGATCTCTATTTGTATTCTGCCACAGCTGGCATATGCACAGAGAAGATAATCAAGACTGATAAACAATAACGTTCTTTGGATTTTTAGTCAATTGCCAGtatgtatttgaaaataagtGGGATGTCAAAAAGGTGCACTAAAATGGGCTGTCTCAGTGTCACAATGATTAGCATGATTTTTTCCTACTTCAATGCATCAATATATCAATGCAAGGATATAAAAGTCACTGAATATATGAGGAAAGTAAGAGGCAAGAAAAATGGCATTCAAATTTGGCAGGACACAAGTCCTAATTCATCCTTGTGGTGGCCACACCTGTGATGTTTGGCAGATCCTTAGATAATGTACAAGGGGCAGAAAGTAATTCCAGTAATACCAACTAGACTGCCTTTCTGCTCATGACCATCTGCACTTGAAATAGCTCAGAGAATGTCCTAGGCACAGGGATATTGGGGTTTTATCTGGAAGGAGTCAGGGTTGGTTCtggtggcagagctcaggaatctcttggctctgcacttggggatcatttctggcaatgctcggggtacCCAAGCCCAGTGCCAGGAGTGGTCTACATGGGACCAAcaccgctgccccctccccaaacaggaaaaaatatatcatttttttctttacttgatTTTTAACTCAATTCCTGTGCCAAAGGTGGTACTCTATGCAGCAGAACCTGTTCTTACATGTACCCCACTGTTACCTTTGTGTAATCATTAAACCAAGATGTTTAATCATTAAAGCAAGATGTTGTTCTGGGTGCAGCCACAAATATCTAGTAAGAGTTTTAGAACACAGAACTAGACAGTAGAATCTTGACCCAACTTTATCAATCTCTTCTTGCTTTCATACCCAGGGCAATGATTCTCTGGACTGTGTTAAATTCCTCCCTTGAAATACCCTTCAACATTCTTGCCCTTCCTCCCTCATATAATTTATAGATCAGCAAACCTGCAAATCAAGCACAAATATTttagggtttatttttttattatgtgcAGTATGTTAACATTTGGGTGCCACTCACCCAATACTTTCAAAGTCTGGAAATAGTTTTGGCTGATAGCCTGCATAAAATTAGACCACGGTGGTAGCTTTGACCTGCAACATGTATGTTCATCATCTAGCAGAACCTTAATCTGGGATGAACCCAACTTGTGTATGCTTATATGTATCCTGCTAGATGTTCCCATAGAAAATCAATAACTGCAGTTTGGTATCACAAATCACCAGTCTGTGTCCTATAACGCATTAGTGAGCGTTTCTTGTCATTTTGCTcaatatgtctgttttgtatcatTCCCTCTTCAAACCACAGTCTCATTTCTACCACACACTTTCTTTGATTGGGTACTTAGAGTGCCATGCCCCAGCAAACAAATCCCACCTGTTTATCAGAAATAACCCTGTAGCATTATAATAGTCACATGGACTTCTAGCAGATCTTGTCTTCAGTGGATGGTGGAGGTATTCATCAAGGATGACCTCAGCTAGTAATACTGAGCTCTCAAGATGCTCTGTCACCATCTCGTTTgcctcagcttttttttttttaactttttgttttggagtcacatccagcagtactcagggcttactcctggctctgtgctctgggaactaCATgtgtgctggagatagaatctaaatcaactacatgcaaggccttaTCTGTCCTGTCTTTCTGATCTAACTAAACTTGTTTATTTCTTAATCAGAAgtgtatataaaaacaaaaatgtgaagtTTATTGAAGTCTGGGTTCAGGATTGACACACTTTTAGTAACTTTAATAAGATTATAAGACCAAACCAAATTCATGGGGAGAGGAAAAAACTGCACTGTTGGTGGAAGGAGCTGCAAAATTAAGTTGCTACAAATGATGTAAACACCGGGGACAGTGAAGAAGTGTAACATCCTTCACTAAGTGGATGAGGCCTCTCAACCTCAAGTCCTCCCTGCCAAACTTCTCTGTGCAATCAGAACTATCTGGAGGGTTTGTTAAAATAGATTGCTGTCCAGCCCACCACTTTATTGATTCAGAGGTCTGCTATATCAAACTTCTGTTTTTCGAACAAGTTTTCAGATGTTTCTGATGCTTCAGACT
The nucleotide sequence above comes from Sorex araneus isolate mSorAra2 chromosome 1, mSorAra2.pri, whole genome shotgun sequence. Encoded proteins:
- the TOPORS gene encoding E3 ubiquitin-protein ligase Topors isoform X1 — protein: MSWLVEQGSPQPPGSPLSREEGEAPPPAPAPEGRRRSRRVRLRGSCRHRPSLLGRRELAASTPTGPEPGATEIMASATKDFKMDSFSPKAGTSKLQQTVPADASPDSKCPICLDRFDNVSYLDRCLHKFCFRCVQEWSKNKAECPLCKQPFDSIFHSVRAEDDFKEYVLRPSYNGSFATTPDVRRFRYRTTMTRERERERERSNSVYSPSSTVNRRTTTPPDSGVVFEGLSIPAGLRNSDLIRQSSLRRPTTVADERSLRKIQEQDIINFRRTLYRAGARVRNIEDGGRYRDISAEFFRRNPACLHRLVPWLKRELTVLFGAHGSLVNIVQHIIMSNVTRYDLESQAFVSDLRPFLLNRTEHFIHEFISFARSPFNMTAFDQHANYDCPAPSYEEGSHSDSSVITISPDEAEPQELDINIATVSQAPWDDETPGPSYSSSEQVHAAISSLLNSSDSSDDELVSARATSQIQGVQTNEDLNNDSDSSSDNCVIVGFVKPLAERTPELVELSSDSEELGSYEKMETVKTQEQEQSYSSGDSDVSRCSTPRSVLGKDEQINKDHCDSVTRIKSKKEEKRSTSLSSPRDLSLSLRGDRVYSPYNHRHRRRGRSRSSDSRSQSRSDQKNHRKHHGKKRMKSKRSRSRDSSRPRSRRDKKRSRTRESSWSRRSQTLSLSSESTSRSRSRSSDHGKRRSRSRNRDRYYLRNNFGSRYKWEYTYYSRNKDRDGYESSYRRRTLSRAHYSRQSSSPEFRIQSFSERTNARKKNNHSERKYYYYERHRSRSLSSSRSKTASTGPDRVRNEKPGGKRKYKTRHLEGTSEVPQTSRDFASKVKESHYQKSSSKLDGSYKNESDSFSDSRSSDRETKQKRKKRRTRSLSVEIVYEGKATDTTRHHKKKKKKHKRKHRKHHGDNASRSPVVITIDSDSDKDSEVKENTECNNSGPQDPLQTEFLAPSLQPVETKDVVTIDDEFGVLDRECDITSLDTNRTVNSTPPQITSVEQTLDVREESTFTSDLENQPSNVSIQTEPSLQLPSPRTSLMPVSLGGDCDLS
- the TOPORS gene encoding E3 ubiquitin-protein ligase Topors isoform X2: MGSPQPPGSPLSREEGEAPPPAPAPEGRRRSRRVRLRGSCRHRPSLLGRRELAASTPTGPEPGATEIMASATKDFKMDSFSPKAGTSKLQQTVPADASPDSKCPICLDRFDNVSYLDRCLHKFCFRCVQEWSKNKAECPLCKQPFDSIFHSVRAEDDFKEYVLRPSYNGSFATTPDVRRFRYRTTMTRERERERERSNSVYSPSSTVNRRTTTPPDSGVVFEGLSIPAGLRNSDLIRQSSLRRPTTVADERSLRKIQEQDIINFRRTLYRAGARVRNIEDGGRYRDISAEFFRRNPACLHRLVPWLKRELTVLFGAHGSLVNIVQHIIMSNVTRYDLESQAFVSDLRPFLLNRTEHFIHEFISFARSPFNMTAFDQHANYDCPAPSYEEGSHSDSSVITISPDEAEPQELDINIATVSQAPWDDETPGPSYSSSEQVHAAISSLLNSSDSSDDELVSARATSQIQGVQTNEDLNNDSDSSSDNCVIVGFVKPLAERTPELVELSSDSEELGSYEKMETVKTQEQEQSYSSGDSDVSRCSTPRSVLGKDEQINKDHCDSVTRIKSKKEEKRSTSLSSPRDLSLSLRGDRVYSPYNHRHRRRGRSRSSDSRSQSRSDQKNHRKHHGKKRMKSKRSRSRDSSRPRSRRDKKRSRTRESSWSRRSQTLSLSSESTSRSRSRSSDHGKRRSRSRNRDRYYLRNNFGSRYKWEYTYYSRNKDRDGYESSYRRRTLSRAHYSRQSSSPEFRIQSFSERTNARKKNNHSERKYYYYERHRSRSLSSSRSKTASTGPDRVRNEKPGGKRKYKTRHLEGTSEVPQTSRDFASKVKESHYQKSSSKLDGSYKNESDSFSDSRSSDRETKQKRKKRRTRSLSVEIVYEGKATDTTRHHKKKKKKHKRKHRKHHGDNASRSPVVITIDSDSDKDSEVKENTECNNSGPQDPLQTEFLAPSLQPVETKDVVTIDDEFGVLDRECDITSLDTNRTVNSTPPQITSVEQTLDVREESTFTSDLENQPSNVSIQTEPSLQLPSPRTSLMPVSLGGDCDLS